GTCATCTTTACCCTTTGCCCTTGAGGATTTTTTCTTGTGCGACGCATTAGTCTTCTCATTTGGGTGCTCTGTTGCGAGTCATTTGCTTCAACTTGATCCATTTGTGCAGCAATTTGGCTTCTTCTCCTGATCCATTCGCccgcccagttgatcaactCAGTTTCTGAACATGGCGGACTtacacacacacctggctcaaaattggACGTTAGTTTACAGAATTTGATAGTTTACAGAATTTGATGCAGTTTTAAGGTAGGAAACATgcgtgaaacgagcctcatcacaacttaagaaagttagcaattgatcacacccctaACATAATAGATATACtcttattaaatttttaaaaagatatggtaattcgggtatacccgatcggGTATCGGGTCCAAAAATTCCATACCCGAACCTGATCCTGAACCCCAAAaaatcgggtatcgggtatccaattaaTCAAGTTTTTTGGTTTGGATATCGGatattggatacccgatatccattttGCCCGATATCCATTTTGATTGCCCTAATTCAAATTATACTCCCACCGTCCAAAGATAAGCGAAACACTTCTTTTGGACACGAaatttaaggaattgatatttaaatagttaaagtagagagcgTAAAGTATGAGAAAGAGAAAAGCAGAGAAGTAAAGAGAGAACAAAGTATGTGgcaaataaagtaagagatgaaactttttgctaaaaagggaaatgactcacttatagtgggaaaTCCcgaaaaggaatatgactcgcttatcttgggacggagggagtatgattttttcCTCTTTGATCTTTAGTCGCATAGAATCCTTTATTTGtttatcttattctaattatgcCGCACTCTTTGATCCTTAGTCACGGATCtctttttttaaatgtttatgATGTTATGAATACTTATTGTAATTAACACTTATTCTTAACTatgaacttcattcttttcatccttttttttttataatctgCTTCGCTTAGAATTTATATTCACTATTTGAAaatcttatgtcccgtgcataacACGAGTGATAACACTAGTTTGAAGAACCACTTAGTATACTTTTTTTCTACATTTAGCAGATGGACTTACAAGTATAAAACAATATAGAAAATAAATCCAACATTCcacttattttctctcttattttcataaactcaaataatttctaaaaatccgTGTCGAgtcaaaatgactctttaaatgaTGGACGTTGGAAGTACTGACAATACTATAATAAGTTCCAAATTGATATTCGACAGTGCAAGTTTTGATGACTTAGCACAACTTAAGATGTAAGGCCAAAGACTAAAAACATCCACAGCAGTAGACTAGCCAGCGCCCTAGACGTTCGGCTAGTCCACCATTGCATGCGGCTTACGGGAAGGACGAAAAAGCCCTAGAGGTCGTCCATGGACAAAATCGGCTAGCAACCGGCTAGctgatttatttttaattttattttattttattatttcaactctatatatatggcTTGTTACACTTCATTTTATTCACACTTATTTTAACGAGTAGcttttcttcctctctcacttCTCTCCAGATAAAATGAATCACAACATCGATTCCCCCAGCACTAGTGAATCACAATCGCCATACCCTAGTGCCAGCGGAGAAGGATGAAATGTCGTCAGCATGGGTGTAGGAGAAAACACCGGCAACATGGGCGGATGGGAAAACGCCGGCGGCATGGTCAGCAACATGGGTGGCGGCATGGGCGGCATGCCCAGGCTCTTCAGGGGGAACATGGGTGGCGGCATGGGCAGTATGCCCGGGTTCTTTGGGGGGTTCCCTTGGGGTTTTGGCGGGTTCCCTTCCATGGGTGGCATGGTCGGTGGCGGTGGCAACGCCGGAGCCGGTAGACCGATAACTCCCTGATCGCCGTTATGGACTATGTCTATTGACTCAGCTTAGATGGGTTGGCCGATGTAGCAGATGATCCTACTGCACCAATCATTGACCTCATCGGCGACGACATTTTCTTGTTGGATGAGTAGGTTCTTTCTCCGATCAGGGAACACACTCCTCAGCCAGTGGGAAGGGGCTAGGAGAGAAAGAAGGGGGAGTGATACTCTGGGAGGGAGGGGAAGGACGTTgccggcgagtcgtcgcaggcGGCGGGGAAGGAAATTGAGGACCAGAGGATGGTTTATAGCCCAGAGGAGTGCACTACTCTTATACAAAAGGAGAGGTAAAGTTATATAACTCCCATATTTActtctttttttaatgaaaatcaTTCTTGTTGAAAGATCCGTATTTCATTCATTTAACTTGTTCACTGATCATTACTATAATCGTGCCCTTCAATAGGCTTAGAAGAAGATATGTACATGGTAAGATTTTCCCTAATTACACAATAGGAAAATATTTCAATTCCCTTAATTATGTGATCTCAGTCAATCTTCCGTGATTTCCACCAACCTTTTTCTCATTTAATTGATTCTTTTCAACACTctccctcaagttaagtaatggatcactgataagtcgtattctaggccttggttactggtcagtatacgtgcataattggcttatatctgcaaaacagttgctaaagtgtgcagggaaagggttccaGTCAGAAGGAAAGGTATcagataactcaggtgaaaagggcatcagaatgttgctatactgaccagtatacatgccaaaaaggctcgagatggagaagaaggattgttGGGAAGATCAGTcacaagtaagggcaaaagggtcatttcgtgaagagagtctaccctcaaaatcaagggcaggcctccctataaaaggaagccacttggaaagaggaaaagaaggaaccttcacacttagttagaattctctctcggtagatcagttcctACAACATTGTCTTACATCTTCttattcctcgccacagccatggtcacctgagttCCATCAGTTTGCCGGAGATCCATCGTCcttcgttccagccagtttgtTGCGTAGTgatagcagttccatcgcccggagtggcaaaacaatctttatttgctttcttagttaatcgcactttgtttttcttacgttggatcggTTACATTTTcgatatttgcttactttgaagtcttagttatgatccaaacgtttttatGATGTGAAGTCATTTTTGTGCATCACTTCCTGTTTattctgtttctttctgcctatATAGCTTAGATCAagttgttacggtaattttcaagtgtggcagcatgatttcatttccgaattgatagatctgagttcatgagtttagatagatgttagattttagatctgaaatggttaagtgtgaaagcctagtttacgtgatttctgccaccttgcatgtcacccagtaaacgtaatttcagtttcgttagtttaatctttgatttggagtttagattgtagattTGTTCTTGTGGAGTTTGTTAACCTGAAATTCTCGTTCATTgaatctgagttgtttgatttgtgttaaTACTTGTTGGAGaggacaatgtccacatccaaatttgggaccacttttactttttagttactttttgcttttgtcctttacttttctctactttttctgctggtaccctacaaatctgtcagcctagtcacctaactaccacttattctctgatatgcCGTTTCGCCTTTGATAGTAACCCCGTACCTCCCACATaatttctgaaacataatgttgcctactctcacgtacacagctacatgtCGATCATCTTTCacccctcctagtcagtagagtaccatctttaattcttgtctaggtagaatctcaacccaagcgtggtagctaaccaacccttccagaatatcaccacaatttccaaagcgcattcatctctgtgggattcgactcttacctccactatactaatctgtagaagtgggttgaggaatttctttgatagccAGGTTCCGGCTTAGCTGGGGTTTCTATCCtaatcagtaggatacatccttgctttaaCGACACCTGAAGAAAACCTGCAtctatcaaatggcgccgttatcggggatgaatggcgttattaactgttattgtgtgtgatactttggcgtatatattgttcataattttttccctttctttttctttcagtttatgaaaagcagttcggctcctgaccagtggagaccgaaaatactccaacgagggactatacttgtgaccactcgttctggcctgtcgacggccctgtctgacctaggcactgcatctatcaaatggcgccgttatcggggatgaatggcgttattaactgttattgtgtgtgatactttggcgtatatattgttcataattttttccctttctttttctttcagtttatgaaaagcagttcggctcctgaccagtggagaccgaaaatactccaacgagggactatacttgtgaccactcTTTCTGGCCTGTCGACGGCCCTGTTTGACCTAGGCAcaagtagtgacgaagagcaagacaccatagaaggagaaATACCAGAACAGGTGCTACAGTTGGAGGGTAACCCAAGGAGAATGGCTGCCCATATagatgaagacccggagatAAGGATGTTGAACACGCATACCGAAGAAGAACCGCCGCAAGCTATAGTTGTCACCCCAGGACAGACggcttgtgatgtgaagccccatgttattgcaattctgcccacgtactgtggaaagagctatgaaggccactacgaattccttcatgagttctgtaagatttgtagggcacagagaaggccgGCGGGGGCAACCAAGGATGAatacagattgaaggctctgCCGTTCGTCCTAAAaggggaggccaacacatggttcatgcgcctgccacccgactccattgagagttgggccgatttcaagtcagccttcTTAGGCGAATTTTGTCCGTCATCTAAGAcgagtgcgctgaagagagagataaccagtgtgaagcaaggttacgatgaacccttgagtgattattgggcgaagtatatgagtcttttggatgcatgtccgaaccatcgTTTGACCGATATAGAGATACAgcataccttttatgaggggatgaacaaggcaacaaaagacttggcaaactcctcgtcaggaggaagtttcACACAACTGAGGGTCAGTGAAGCGAAAAAGGTCCTAGGGAAGCTTCTGAGCGCGAAGAAGGAATACGACAATTCAAGGGACGGCTACAACAGAGAAAGAATTGCGAGTGcttcgtctactgaccaggagcagaagatagagcaaaagatggatttgaaaatggaagagctgaaaaagGCACTCCTaagcgcgatcgagaagaacgcaccaccatcttctccaactgggagctacaagggtgcagagcagggaaatcaagggccGGGCTATGATCATCCTAATGACTTCGTCAACATGGAGCAAGTCACTGCTGCAGGGTATTATAACTatagtgggaattggatccaggggagacagcggggcgcaccatggagggaccatccaaactttcgatggggggatggaaatcagaatcagaatcagaaccaaggtcaaggtcagaaccaataccacccccacccgaaccagaattcCAACCGTGGCCCAACGAATCCCGACCACCaatccaactggtcaggaaggaaccaacaaccccatagCCAGAGCCCACAGAACCAAAACTCAAACTCTgtctatgtaccaccccaccagagaaacttccaaaattaccagaatcagccagatcaaggttcccaacatcagcagaaccagaaccagttcCAAAACTAGGCCCAGTATCAAAActagaaccagaatcaatatcaccaagaccagtacaaccatcctggccagtataaccactacccacctaaccagaaccagcaaaacctCCAAAATTACCCACACAACCAAAACCCCCattataaccagcaccaagggctAAATTAGTCTCAATATCCTAACAAgtcaaggagatctatggaggacatgatgggagaattgctcatTTCGCAGCAAAGTATCAGGGGTGAGTTgaagtccaataatgaagtagtgcaggggatgtagaatgcccagaaggagcacaAGGCGAACATAgacatgatgaataggcagttggcccagctggcaAGTTCTATGGGTGAATTAAAAAggaattcagggaa
This sequence is a window from Salvia splendens isolate huo1 chromosome 14, SspV2, whole genome shotgun sequence. Protein-coding genes within it:
- the LOC121764172 gene encoding FAM10 family protein At4g22670-like — its product is MGVGENTGNMGGWENAGGMVSNMGGGMGGMPRLFRGNMGGGMGSMPGFFGGFPWGFGGFPSMGGMVGGGGNAGAADDPTAPIIDLIGDDIFLLDE